One part of the Sphaerochaeta sp. genome encodes these proteins:
- a CDS encoding ATP-binding protein — protein MQHTLWKQVIFDQHEVIKRVKIIPREYTFEPQGNYVLTGLRRAGKSTLLYDQIRTLVSQGVSWEQIICINFEDERLAECTAADLNDILGVQAELSDKKGYFFFDEIQNIKGWEKFARRLADSKERTFITGSNAKMLSSEMETVLGGRFLSMHVYPFSFREYLTAVGVPFGEQMILQTKGSAAIRKAFASYLHVGGLPEVLSYQDKRAYLSSVYQKILLGDILARNGIRNPKALELMMKKRAESVKDVVSFSRLHHLLGEIGVEVSKDSLIEYTGYAEDSYLLFPLRNYISSFADREGNPKWYFSDNGLLSLFLVQKDPLLLENLVAVALSRRYPHDLFFFKSEKTGIDVDFYLPNEHTAIGVTYTLDGSTDDREIRNLVALAKSLGDLKRLVLLTYEEERDLGHRRYPYRSAAGVEVVVGRGK, from the coding sequence ATGCAGCATACGCTCTGGAAACAGGTTATCTTTGACCAACATGAAGTGATCAAACGGGTGAAGATCATTCCTCGTGAATATACGTTTGAACCACAGGGGAATTATGTGCTCACCGGACTCCGAAGGGCAGGAAAGTCCACACTCTTGTACGATCAAATTCGTACATTGGTCTCCCAGGGTGTTTCGTGGGAGCAGATCATCTGTATCAATTTTGAAGATGAGCGTCTCGCGGAATGTACGGCCGCTGACTTGAATGACATCCTGGGCGTCCAAGCGGAACTCAGTGACAAGAAGGGATATTTCTTTTTTGATGAAATCCAAAACATCAAAGGATGGGAGAAATTTGCCCGTAGATTGGCTGATTCCAAGGAACGAACGTTCATTACGGGAAGCAATGCCAAGATGCTGAGTTCTGAAATGGAAACCGTTCTTGGAGGGAGGTTTCTTTCGATGCATGTGTATCCGTTCTCCTTCCGAGAGTACCTTACGGCGGTTGGTGTCCCTTTCGGAGAGCAAATGATACTGCAAACCAAGGGAAGTGCCGCCATCAGAAAAGCGTTTGCATCCTATCTTCATGTGGGTGGCCTTCCAGAGGTTCTGTCCTATCAGGACAAACGGGCCTATCTTTCCAGTGTGTACCAGAAGATTCTTCTTGGGGACATCCTTGCACGCAACGGAATCCGTAATCCAAAGGCGTTGGAGCTGATGATGAAAAAACGTGCGGAGTCGGTGAAGGATGTGGTCTCGTTTTCCCGTCTCCATCATCTCCTTGGGGAGATCGGGGTGGAAGTCAGCAAGGATTCCTTGATCGAATACACCGGCTACGCCGAAGATTCGTATCTTCTTTTCCCTCTACGGAATTATATTTCATCTTTTGCTGATCGTGAGGGAAATCCCAAGTGGTATTTTTCAGACAATGGCCTGCTCTCGTTGTTCCTGGTTCAGAAGGATCCGTTGTTGTTGGAGAATCTGGTGGCTGTTGCCTTGTCCAGACGATACCCACATGACCTGTTTTTCTTCAAGTCGGAGAAGACCGGGATTGATGTGGATTTTTATCTTCCCAACGAGCATACGGCCATTGGAGTGACGTATACGCTTGATGGATCAACAGATGACCGGGAAATCCGCAATCTCGTGGCATTGGCAAAATCCCTGGGAGACCTGAAACGGCTCGTACTCCTGACCTACGAAGAAGAACGGGACCTTGGTCATCGGAGATATCCATATAGAAGTGCTGCCGGTGTGGAAGTGGTTGTTGGAAGGGGAAAGTAA
- a CDS encoding DUF234 domain-containing protein, with amino-acid sequence MKFREIEVSLSFDARGMLDREIKRLLSMEIVTKSFPLNHSDDRRKSFHELSDNLLRFYSTYVFPWKSNLQMLAAPAFFDAFIKDSLGTFISKRFEAIARSYLKRQVQAGNLPGVIDIGTYWYDDKERRENGEFDCVLKTKEGSYVVYEVKYLKDPMSETAVTEAAMKIQQIPGFRPVRIGFISGSGFEKRDPHYAEIDGEMRYRR; translated from the coding sequence ATGAAGTTTCGTGAGATAGAAGTGTCCCTGAGTTTTGATGCACGGGGAATGTTGGATCGGGAGATCAAACGGCTTCTTTCCATGGAAATCGTCACCAAGAGCTTTCCGCTGAACCATAGTGATGACAGGAGGAAAAGTTTCCATGAGCTCTCTGACAATCTTCTGCGGTTTTATTCTACCTACGTGTTTCCATGGAAGAGCAACCTCCAGATGCTTGCAGCTCCCGCCTTCTTTGATGCGTTCATCAAGGATTCCCTGGGGACCTTCATTTCCAAACGGTTTGAAGCCATCGCGCGTTCCTATCTCAAGCGGCAGGTACAGGCAGGGAATCTGCCAGGAGTCATCGATATCGGAACCTATTGGTATGATGACAAAGAGAGGCGGGAAAACGGCGAATTTGATTGCGTGCTGAAAACCAAAGAGGGTTCATACGTGGTATATGAGGTGAAGTATCTCAAAGATCCTATGTCAGAAACCGCTGTGACGGAAGCGGCTATGAAAATCCAACAGATTCCTGGGTTCAGGCCGGTGAGGATCGGGTTCATCTCAGGCTCCGGCTTTGAAAAACGTGATCCCCATTATGCGGAGATCGATGGGGAAATGCGGTACCGAAGATGA
- a CDS encoding ATP-binding protein, with protein MVVLDEYPYLKETKDGGVVDSCFQRIIDKRYVGLSLVLCGSSITVMTELLERDNPLFGRFDGVMQVLPFDYLDASLFYLDLPVREKIAMYSVFGDPRLSWNGLMSTKTWKGISMICCSSHTVRFVRSSNRPFLPGFPGKLSRGLETQG; from the coding sequence GTGGTGGTATTGGATGAGTATCCCTACCTCAAAGAAACCAAAGATGGTGGTGTGGTGGATTCCTGTTTCCAGCGAATCATCGATAAACGATACGTCGGTCTGTCGTTGGTCCTCTGTGGAAGTTCCATCACGGTGATGACGGAATTGCTGGAACGGGACAATCCGCTGTTCGGACGTTTTGACGGCGTCATGCAGGTCCTTCCGTTTGACTATCTGGATGCTTCGTTGTTTTATCTGGATCTTCCCGTCAGGGAGAAGATCGCGATGTACTCTGTTTTTGGGGATCCCCGTTTGTCTTGGAACGGCTTGATGTCCACAAAGACCTGGAAGGGAATATCGATGATCTGCTGCTCGAGCCATACAGTCCGGTTCGTGAGGTCATCGAACAGACCTTTCTTACCGGGGTTTCCTGGGAAATTATCGCGAGGATTGGAAACTCAGGGATGA
- a CDS encoding ATP-binding protein: protein MQSPLIVSKNGDLSGVGGILFKGREKEIAQITSTLAQRNHSGNLLVYGSRRVGKTTLLGEVLKDFPGTVIWYECIKGSLDYNIELCAKSASVALGKPYLSRVRDLFDLFQMISETGRGGIG, encoded by the coding sequence ATGCAATCACCGTTGATTGTATCAAAGAATGGTGATTTATCCGGGGTTGGAGGGATCCTGTTCAAGGGACGTGAGAAAGAAATCGCACAGATCACATCGACGCTTGCCCAACGGAACCACAGCGGGAATCTCCTGGTGTATGGGTCACGGAGAGTGGGGAAGACAACGTTGCTCGGGGAAGTGCTGAAGGATTTTCCTGGCACCGTCATCTGGTATGAATGTATCAAAGGAAGTTTGGACTACAATATTGAGTTGTGTGCGAAGAGTGCGTCTGTCGCATTGGGGAAACCCTACCTCTCCCGCGTCCGGGACCTGTTTGATCTTTTCCAGATGATCTCGGAAACCGGTCGTGGTGGTATTGGATGA
- a CDS encoding putative DNA binding domain-containing protein: protein MKQRLETQTTEFKAVLNDKFEREVVAFLNSPLGGEIYIGIEDNGSVIGVKEPDKIQRSIAEKLKDSIAPSTLGLATITCEEIEGKTVIRVGIASGTEKPYHLTRYGLTSRGCFLRVGSTVQPIPENKISALYARHAQRSIVDIPSREQELTFTQLKIYYEGKHLDLKESFQKTLGLFTKEGTYNLLAYLLSDDNTISVSVAKYGGKDKSDLIERQECGICSLVKSVHMVLDKMQIENTIRTRITPMTRIEVPLVDPTCLREAVINAFVHTDWQYENAPVFEIFSDRISITSTGTLPENLSKDDFFDCVSVPRNRELMRIFKDLDMVEQLGSGLSRIKAKYDLHIYTFMDGFIRVNFPFYQKDMGTNQTGSGTNQTGSGTNQTGSGTNQTGSGTNQTGSGTNQAGSGTNQAGSGTNRNEKYKQNLCLILDVLKKNPGYSVPQILQETGIAERSVKRYLAILRKQGKIGRTGTTRKSFWIVYEDENHQG, encoded by the coding sequence ATGAAACAACGGCTTGAAACCCAGACAACTGAATTCAAAGCAGTTCTCAATGACAAATTCGAACGAGAGGTTGTTGCATTTCTCAATTCACCGTTAGGTGGAGAAATATATATAGGGATAGAAGACAATGGATCTGTCATAGGAGTCAAAGAACCCGATAAGATTCAACGTTCAATTGCGGAGAAACTGAAAGATTCTATCGCACCTTCGACATTAGGGTTAGCTACTATTACCTGTGAAGAAATTGAAGGAAAAACAGTCATTCGTGTTGGTATCGCAAGCGGTACGGAAAAGCCCTACCACCTGACCAGGTATGGTTTAACTTCACGAGGGTGTTTCCTTCGTGTCGGCAGTACAGTCCAACCAATTCCTGAAAACAAGATTTCCGCTTTGTATGCACGACATGCACAAAGATCCATTGTAGATATCCCATCCAGAGAACAAGAACTTACGTTTACACAGCTCAAGATTTATTACGAAGGCAAACATCTTGATTTGAAAGAATCATTTCAAAAAACTTTGGGATTATTCACGAAAGAGGGAACATATAATCTGCTTGCATATCTTCTTTCTGATGACAATACCATTTCTGTAAGTGTGGCCAAATACGGAGGAAAGGACAAGTCTGACCTCATCGAACGGCAGGAATGTGGTATTTGTTCCCTTGTTAAATCCGTACACATGGTGCTTGATAAGATGCAAATTGAGAATACTATTCGGACAAGAATCACTCCAATGACACGAATTGAGGTGCCTCTTGTAGATCCCACCTGTTTACGAGAAGCCGTAATCAATGCTTTTGTCCATACAGATTGGCAATACGAGAACGCTCCCGTTTTCGAAATTTTCTCAGACAGAATATCTATAACTTCTACAGGGACACTCCCAGAAAACTTATCAAAAGACGATTTCTTTGACTGTGTCTCTGTCCCGCGAAACAGAGAGTTGATGCGTATTTTCAAGGACCTTGATATGGTGGAACAACTCGGCTCTGGACTTAGTCGAATCAAGGCTAAATATGACCTCCATATCTATACATTCATGGATGGCTTCATTCGTGTAAATTTCCCATTTTATCAAAAAGATATGGGCACCAATCAGACTGGTTCTGGCACCAATCAGACTGGTTCTGGCACCAATCAGACTGGTTCTGGCACCAATCAGACTGGTTCTGGCACCAATCAGACTGGTTCTGGCACCAATCAGGCTGGTTCTGGCACCAATCAGGCTGGTTCTGGCACTAATCGAAATGAGAAATATAAGCAGAATTTGTGTCTCATTCTTGATGTTTTAAAAAAGAACCCAGGATACTCTGTGCCACAGATATTACAGGAAACAGGAATTGCAGAACGTTCTGTGAAAAGATATCTTGCTATTTTGCGTAAACAAGGCAAAATTGGACGTACAGGAACAACCAGAAAATCTTTCTGGATTGTCTACGAAGATGAGAATCATCAGGGCTAA
- the yiaK gene encoding 3-dehydro-L-gulonate 2-dehydrogenase — MAMVRIQADAMQRVFTTILIQHGFSPADAEESAAIFVQNSVDGVYSHGVNRFPRVISYLEKGLIIPGAVPDVEGSFGAMERWNGKLGMGNLVAKKAMARAIELAGKLGIGCVAVRNTNHWMRGGTYGWQAADAGCIGICWTNTFPNMPAWGGTDPRIGNNPFVLAIPRSDGRHIVEDGAMSQYAYGKLELTALQGKKLPFPGGYDKDGNLTDDPAAIEESQRILPMGYWKGSAMSIALDAMAAMLSGGNTVSDVGKQGTDEYGISQVFIAIKPTCFSTTQGNDEVIDRIVSDLKLSHLVDPRHAVRYPGEQVLAVRKDNLAHGIPVEDAVWSVIMGLGGVQNA; from the coding sequence ATGGCGATGGTACGTATTCAAGCGGATGCAATGCAGCGGGTTTTCACCACGATTCTGATACAGCATGGATTTTCTCCGGCTGACGCCGAGGAGAGCGCGGCGATCTTCGTGCAGAACAGCGTCGATGGCGTGTATTCCCATGGCGTCAACCGGTTTCCCCGGGTCATCTCCTACCTGGAGAAGGGCTTGATCATCCCCGGTGCGGTCCCTGACGTGGAGGGAAGCTTCGGGGCGATGGAGCGGTGGAACGGGAAGCTTGGGATGGGAAATCTTGTCGCGAAGAAGGCCATGGCCCGTGCCATCGAGCTGGCCGGAAAGCTGGGCATCGGGTGCGTGGCGGTGCGGAACACCAACCACTGGATGCGCGGTGGCACGTATGGCTGGCAGGCGGCGGATGCCGGGTGCATCGGCATCTGCTGGACCAACACGTTTCCCAATATGCCCGCTTGGGGCGGAACCGATCCCCGCATCGGGAACAACCCGTTCGTCTTGGCAATCCCCCGTTCGGATGGACGACACATCGTGGAGGATGGGGCGATGAGCCAGTACGCCTATGGAAAACTGGAACTGACGGCGTTGCAAGGGAAAAAGCTTCCGTTTCCCGGTGGGTACGACAAAGACGGGAACCTCACCGATGATCCTGCCGCCATCGAGGAAAGCCAGCGGATCCTCCCCATGGGATACTGGAAGGGATCGGCGATGTCCATCGCGTTGGATGCCATGGCGGCGATGCTCTCCGGGGGCAACACGGTCAGTGATGTGGGAAAACAGGGGACGGACGAGTATGGGATATCCCAGGTGTTCATCGCCATCAAGCCGACCTGTTTCTCCACGACGCAGGGCAATGACGAGGTCATCGACCGTATCGTCTCCGATCTGAAGCTTTCCCATCTGGTCGACCCCAGGCATGCGGTGCGCTATCCAGGGGAGCAGGTCCTTGCCGTACGCAAGGACAATCTGGCCCACGGAATCCCGGTGGAGGATGCCGTTTGGAGCGTCATTATGGGATTGGGTGGCGTCCAGAATGCTTGA
- a CDS encoding phosphatase PAP2 family protein, with protein sequence MNAQVSILLFFQKIANPVLDKLAVFFTLFGEGTISICVMLAILWCIDKRKGFAIAGTVFYGLTGMSIMKAIVRMPRPFTVIPELAAKRISTATGYSFPSGHTTTAATLYTSLAMAVKKRWFSIICAALILMVGLSRMYLGVHWPLDVAGGLILGILTSLFFYRMFASMEETAQAQYSVIIGTASLITGIILAVLLFAGRIDDTAFSDMMKNFALFGGAYLGFFWDAKRIHFSTEGSLVQKLLRFILGFAVVLGIMALKHLVSDPQGYYLMACFRYALTGLWATALHPYIGKKLRLFS encoded by the coding sequence ATGAACGCACAAGTATCCATTCTGCTCTTCTTCCAAAAGATCGCCAACCCTGTTCTGGACAAGCTGGCCGTGTTCTTCACCCTGTTCGGGGAAGGGACCATCTCCATCTGTGTCATGCTCGCCATTCTGTGGTGCATCGACAAACGCAAAGGATTCGCCATCGCCGGGACGGTCTTCTACGGACTTACCGGCATGTCCATCATGAAAGCCATCGTCCGGATGCCCCGCCCATTCACCGTCATCCCGGAGCTGGCGGCAAAACGGATATCCACCGCCACCGGATACAGCTTCCCCAGCGGGCACACCACCACGGCGGCGACGCTGTACACTTCCCTTGCCATGGCGGTGAAGAAACGGTGGTTCTCCATCATCTGCGCCGCTCTGATTCTCATGGTCGGGCTAAGCCGGATGTACCTGGGCGTCCATTGGCCGCTGGATGTGGCCGGTGGTTTGATCCTCGGCATTCTGACCAGCCTGTTCTTCTACCGGATGTTTGCTTCGATGGAAGAAACAGCCCAGGCCCAGTACAGCGTGATCATCGGAACCGCTTCCCTGATCACGGGAATCATTCTGGCCGTCCTGCTGTTTGCCGGCCGCATCGACGATACGGCGTTCTCCGACATGATGAAGAACTTCGCCTTGTTCGGAGGCGCGTACCTTGGTTTCTTCTGGGACGCCAAACGGATCCACTTCTCCACCGAAGGATCACTCGTACAGAAACTGCTTCGGTTTATCCTGGGATTCGCCGTGGTGCTGGGCATCATGGCGCTGAAGCATCTGGTAAGCGATCCCCAAGGCTACTATCTGATGGCCTGTTTCCGCTACGCCCTGACCGGGCTCTGGGCAACGGCGCTGCACCCTTACATCGGGAAGAAACTCAGGTTGTTCTCGTAA
- a CDS encoding 3'-5' exoribonuclease, producing the protein MMEYVALDFETANGYPGGGCAIGLARFDMDGNVLDHYYSLIHPKVEYFDGEMTNVHQLKKEDCLAAPSFPDLWPDIRSFIGHNLVVAHFAQFDMGVLKDTLEAYELSSGAITYLCTFNLAKKVWPKLPTYKLSYLVQYLGLVDQYHEHYAMDDAVMCGKLMHKECASHLAEPEDLAKYLEEKQYKTKVIGPYENNLSFFPM; encoded by the coding sequence ATGATGGAATACGTAGCATTGGACTTTGAAACGGCAAACGGGTATCCCGGTGGCGGATGCGCCATCGGGTTGGCCCGATTCGATATGGACGGCAATGTGCTGGATCACTACTATTCGTTGATCCATCCCAAGGTGGAATACTTTGATGGTGAGATGACCAATGTTCACCAACTGAAGAAGGAAGACTGTCTGGCCGCACCTTCTTTCCCCGACCTTTGGCCGGATATCCGTTCGTTCATCGGCCACAACCTGGTGGTGGCCCACTTCGCCCAGTTTGACATGGGGGTGTTGAAGGACACGCTGGAGGCCTACGAGCTCTCCAGCGGAGCCATCACGTATCTCTGCACGTTCAATCTGGCCAAGAAAGTGTGGCCGAAGCTTCCGACGTACAAACTTTCCTACCTGGTCCAGTATCTGGGACTGGTCGACCAGTACCATGAGCACTACGCCATGGACGACGCGGTGATGTGTGGCAAGTTGATGCACAAGGAATGCGCTTCCCACCTGGCCGAGCCGGAAGACCTGGCCAAATACCTTGAGGAGAAGCAGTACAAGACGAAGGTCATCGGACCTTACGAGAACAACCTGAGTTTCTTCCCGATGTAA
- a CDS encoding TolC family protein has protein sequence MAIPTLTLDDLSATVDESAVDALLSQGQDTLVAKATSTSVDNLAILLKLKDVAQLATKISSASVNWKPDFALQTTIGYGGSRFPLLETDWYRQDDYTLNFTVAVKSTIWDGGKKIRDVSRSQTKAEGAEVDYSQAVEKIRSQVITQYLQLQLDGQKIAYQNLVIDGDKQDWEQKQQQQESGYGSEQDTLTAKLQWQTDRMELLKVLLDRNSAFHALSYLAGQ, from the coding sequence GTGGCGATCCCCACGCTGACGCTGGACGACCTTTCCGCTACGGTGGACGAGTCAGCCGTTGATGCGCTGCTTTCCCAAGGTCAGGATACGTTGGTCGCCAAGGCCACCAGCACGTCGGTGGACAATCTGGCCATTCTGCTCAAGCTGAAGGATGTGGCCCAGCTTGCCACAAAGATCTCGTCAGCCAGCGTCAACTGGAAACCGGACTTCGCCCTGCAGACCACCATCGGGTACGGAGGAAGCCGCTTTCCGCTTCTGGAGACGGACTGGTACCGGCAGGATGACTACACGCTGAACTTCACCGTGGCGGTCAAGTCGACCATTTGGGACGGAGGCAAGAAGATCCGGGACGTTTCCCGGAGCCAGACCAAAGCGGAAGGCGCAGAGGTTGACTACTCCCAGGCGGTGGAGAAGATACGGTCCCAGGTGATCACCCAGTACCTGCAGCTGCAGCTGGACGGGCAGAAGATCGCCTACCAGAACCTGGTCATCGATGGCGACAAGCAGGATTGGGAGCAGAAACAACAGCAGCAGGAAAGCGGGTACGGTTCGGAACAGGATACGTTGACGGCCAAGCTCCAATGGCAGACGGACCGTATGGAGCTTCTCAAGGTGCTCCTTGACAGGAATTCCGCTTTCCATGCACTCTCCTATCTAGCGGGGCAATGA
- a CDS encoding TolC family protein has protein sequence MEANNLEVQKAREEWRNALLDVKDAKAGRGPTIDMTLSGTYMYNPPVGPVYVSTQDLLQQLSDQGVNVSALSGYQDAYLKIYDGMENTLYTFSLNITQPIFTWGKISNAISLYEKVAEVRSLQITALSRKQKSELLGRLDAVYYLRAMQDLVGEQTETANRLLEIITSARDNGMALDVDVLKASIKAQQTAIGMQQLETELSSQLVAIQTLCGDPHADAGRPFRYGGRVSR, from the coding sequence ATGGAAGCCAATAACCTGGAAGTGCAGAAGGCACGAGAGGAGTGGAGGAACGCCTTGTTGGATGTGAAGGATGCCAAAGCGGGACGGGGGCCTACCATCGACATGACGCTTTCCGGGACCTACATGTACAATCCTCCCGTCGGGCCTGTGTACGTCAGTACGCAGGATCTGTTGCAGCAACTTTCCGACCAAGGGGTGAATGTCTCCGCACTGTCCGGATACCAGGATGCCTACCTGAAGATCTACGATGGCATGGAGAATACCTTGTATACGTTCTCCCTGAACATCACCCAGCCGATCTTCACCTGGGGGAAGATCAGTAATGCGATCTCCCTGTACGAGAAGGTTGCCGAGGTGCGGTCGCTGCAGATCACCGCGCTGTCCCGGAAGCAGAAGAGCGAACTGTTGGGACGGCTGGATGCGGTGTACTACCTCAGAGCGATGCAGGATCTGGTGGGGGAACAGACAGAGACGGCAAACCGCCTTCTGGAGATCATCACCTCGGCCCGGGACAACGGGATGGCGTTGGACGTGGATGTGCTGAAGGCGAGCATCAAGGCACAGCAGACGGCCATCGGGATGCAGCAGCTGGAGACGGAACTCTCCAGCCAGCTGGTCGCCATCCAGACGCTCTGTGGCGATCCCCACGCTGACGCTGGACGACCTTTCCGCTACGGTGGACGAGTCAGCCGTTGA